tactatgcagACTATGCTGCAGGTGTGCCAGGTGTTGACTATCGGCTTAGGACTTCGGAAATCAACAAAAAGGATATTAAACTCAGTACTTCACTTTATTTAAGATATTGAAATTGCTTGGTAGTTATGATTTGGCTACATTTCCGTGCAAGGTAAAGAgcgcataaaattaaattacctatcTCTTACAAAGATTATATTCACAAAACAATTTCACTCACGGGAAACTTAAGAAATAGCAACACGACACATCTTTCCTTGCACTATTTGAGCTACTGTTAAAACCACTCCCATGATGGTATTAATTTGACGTATTAATGCTGCAGATGTTCTCTGATAACGCAAATTAAACTTTGTGCGCACATAGCaataagtactataatagtTCGTCGTACAAGCGAACACAACTACACAAGCGTTCTGTCCGGATGCGTGCGATATGAACTCgtgtcgttattttttttttctaacctaTAAGTCGAACTGTAACTTAtgctaaattgcatttttatttatttttattatttagtaggttaCTAGCAAAGATATGTTACTAGTTTTATCAATATCTAATCTGTGAGATGACCCTCTATAGATTGAAAACAGCACCAACAGTTTTAGTGGAAGATGACtatgacaaaaatatattacctcTTCTTCTAGAATTGGCGAATAATGAAAAAAACGAGTTGCACTTGTTCTGTTATGAAAAGCCtgcttctttttggggatgtgTGTTCAAAAATAATGTTGTATGCCACGAAGATTTCAATGTAGATCAACTTGACAAAGTGGCACATCCAAAATGTTCAGTGATAATAGATTCCATAAACCAAATGTATCTTTCCTTAGGTTGGAGCGAATGCTTAAAAGTTTTAAAGCAACTTATTTTCAGCCCAAATGTGATACAACTAATACTCATTTTCCACAAAGATTGCTTACCACATTCCTCTAAACTACAAACAAATTTACATCACTTAGCAAGTGCAATTGTTTCATATGATACAACAGATTCTTCCAAAATATGGGTGCAGTTGAAAAAAAGTGGGAAAATCGTTAAATCTGAGGAGGTTCTTACATACGATAGCAGGACCTCCACCCTAAAATCTACTATTGTAATAAAAGACCTGAACAAAGAAGAGGAACCAGCAAAATTAATGCCAAGTAGCCTGACTACATTTAAAATAGAAATGGACCAAACGGAGAAACTTGAGAAGTACAAACTAAAATTGCCCTACATGAGTAAAATTAATGAAGGCGAGAGCAAAGTGTACTATGAGCCCGATTTTGTAGATGACTGGGATGAAGAGGATCCTGATGAAGATCTtgacatttgaataaatttatttgattaaacttaatgttttcttttcctAGTCATTAATGGTGTATGTAAATCAGACCCACTGAAGCTGAAAAATCAATATTCAGACATTATTTTATGAATCATATCCTTTTACTAAGGTAAAAAGGTTTTGCTAAGGTAGGTAAGCGTAAGCTCCTCAACCAATTCAactaattacattataataaaaatccacctctaatacctttaaatgcaaatttttgtataatatataatattatatataatcagaatctctaAAACAGCTACaactatttcaataaaatttggtatttgggggttttcggggatgacaaatcaatCTTGTTTGGTCTTATCtgtgggaaaacgcttattatcgaatTTAAGCTTGAGGTTTGCTCGGTCGTCGCCGGGTACTAATAATAACTATGCAAGCTAAAATTAATGCAAGTGTATAAAATTACACCTTGCATGCAatagttttgattttgactGCAAATTGCAATACCGTTTGGTTGGATACacgttgttaattaattattattttaaactattatCCTACCACTTTGTGTAAGTATTCGACAAAATATTCGCGTAAACGAAACAGGTGCATAacgagggctactacgaaattcgaacttcgtggtATAAGACCAGAACACGCACCGCTTCAtctataggtatattatatcatcatcagcagccagaagacgtccactgttgaacaaagacctccccctaaACACGACAATGAACGAAAACTCGCCACTCGCATCAAtcggttgcctgcaactctcgcGATATCATTACTCCACCTAGTGAGAGGCATGCCGGCcaaagcttcgtcttccggttagTGATCGTCACTCAAAGACCAGATCCCAACGATTATGTGTTCTTTGAGAGATGTGACCcatccattgccacttcaaaatTGCGAAGGGGCGGTTCGTCCGGGCGGCAAAATTCCATAGTAAATAACTAGATAAtaaatcttatcttatcttactaatattataaatgtgaaagtttgtgagtgagtatgtttctTAATTCTTCACGCtgtaacggctggacggatttggatgaaatttggaaaaaagttagtttataacctggattacaacataggatactttttatcccgatattcccacggtatagggataaaatctctaaataacaaccgctaggcttagagtcatgaaatttgatatgtaggtagctggacatctggattaaaacatagaatactttttatctcgatattcccacgggacaggataaatctctaaataacaaccgctgggcttagtcatgaaatttggtatgtagatagttggacatctgtaataaaacataggctaatttttatcccgatattcccacgggatagggataaaatcttgaaataacaaccgctgggtttagagtcatgaaatttggcatgggtgttttaaattacgtcaatgaaaatcaTGATGTAATTTAAGGGAATTGCCAcgagaatttattaaaatccctgaatttcaatttaataattaacaagatgtttaggtacctattataagCATAATAGGGCGTTTAAATGAATATAGTTTGcgaaatacaaataattaggtaaatataactaggtatactctatattaggtaagtatagtTATACTCGTAGATACCTCCCTAACCAGACATTTATCTAATAGATTTTCGTATTGTTAACAATCAGTCAATTCCTTTTTGATTGAATACCGTTTAATTCACCTAAAAGTAAACACTGTGGACCCATTTTAACACAAATAACAATTGCCCAAAGTAACTAAGTTTgctcaaatgtttgtttataagtaagtaggtaagtatattatacACAAACATTCTGTTACAACAGCGTGCAACGGCAAGTGGCGGCCGGTCGTCCTCATTACTTCTCTAATTTCTTAAGTCCCTGCCTGGTAATAGTTTCGTATGTTTGTAGTTATGTAGTGATAAAAATCTTTAATTGGTTGtttagaaataatattaagacatggtTTCGCCAATACGGAAATCTGTAGTAGGCAAAAGTAGTAGGTAGATAAGTAGGTTATCATTGTCGTGCTTTGTTGTCATCATAGGttaaagtatatttacttatttattaaaggtagtTTATTGAATTCATAATAACACCCACAACcccactgttatctttattcatcggcgagtgggaaccctgtgcACTTGGCGCCAACCGGTTTCGAATCAATGTGCCCAATGTTTACGCACGTAACATgaagtttcaatttcgcgtgcaagtcgtaagagtaaggaacgatttatacctaaacttgacttttgttcgagagagtcccttctgtacggtagtactattagttattctgtggtattggttccaagtatttatttaaataggtaagtactgtTGGATATTAATCATTCTGCAACAGCTTTTTGGGCGTCAACCCGAATGTCTTCACTCAGCCAACCTTCTTGCTCAtgactattatattatttttatatcgtCATCTATCAATGTcgaacaaaattgaaccttgacaaaGTGTTCATAatgttcactcagaaaaattatctattttgaggtaagttttttttaaagtagtgacgatatgtatgtAC
The sequence above is a segment of the Choristoneura fumiferana chromosome 9, NRCan_CFum_1, whole genome shotgun sequence genome. Coding sequences within it:
- the LOC141430829 gene encoding elongator complex protein 5-like, whose product is MTLYRLKTAPTVLVEDDYDKNILPLLLELANNEKNELHLFCYEKPASFWGCVFKNNVVCHEDFNVDQLDKVAHPKCSVIIDSINQMYLSLGWSECLKVLKQLIFSPNVIQLILIFHKDCLPHSSKLQTNLHHLASAIVSYDTTDSSKIWVQLKKSGKIVKSEEVLTYDSRTSTLKSTIVIKDLNKEEEPAKLMPSSLTTFKIEMDQTEKLEKYKLKLPYMSKINEGESKVYYEPDFVDDWDEEDPDEDLDI